From Paenibacillus graminis:
GACGCTTACTGGCGTGCAACTAACTACATATCGGTAGGACAGCTGTATTTGAAGGATAACCCGTTGTTAAGAGAACCTTTGAAGGATGCAGATGTCAAGGTTAAGCCTATTGGACACTGGGGAACCATTCCCGGCCAGAACTTTATTTATGCCCATCTGAACCGCGTGATTTGCAAATATGATCTGGATATGTTCTATGTTGAAGGTCCGGGCCATGGCGGCCAGGTTATGGTATCCAACTCCTATCTGGATGGAAGCTACACCGAAATCTACCCGGAAATCACGCAGGATATCCCTGGCCTCAAAAAATTGTTCAAGCAATTCTCCTTCCCTGGCGGTGTGGCATCACATGCGGCTCCGGAAACTCCAGGGTCGATTCATGAAGGCGGAGAACTCGGCTACTCCCTATCCCACAGCGTAGGTGCGATTCTGGATAACCCGGATCTGATCTCTGCAGTGGTAGTGGGTGACGGGGAAGCTGAAACCGGGCCGCTGGCAGCTTCCTGGCTCTCCAACCGGTTCATCAATCCGGTTACAGATGGCGCAGTGCTGCCGATTCTGCATTTGAACGGCTTCAAGATCAGCAACCCGACGATTCTGTCCCGGATGTCAAAAGAGGAGTTAACCGCATATTTCACAGGCATGGGCTGGGAACCGTTCTTTGTGGAAGGTGAAAATCCTGATCTGATGCACCCGGAAATGGCGAAGGTTCTGGATACCATCATCGAGAGAATTGCAGCAATCCAGAAGAATGCGCGTGAAAACAATGACACTGCCCGTCCATTATGGCCAATGCTTGTCTTCCGTACACCTAAAGGCTGGACCGGTCCAAAAGAATGGGATAAAGTGCCGAACGAAGGTTCTTTCCGTGCCCACCAGGTTCCTATTCCAGTGGATCAAAAGAACATGAAGCATGCACCTGCGCTGCTCGATTGGCTGAACAGCTACAGACCTGAAGAATTATTCGATGAGAATGGCCGTTTGAATGCAGAGCTTGCCGAAATCCTGCCTACTGGCGACAGACGTATGGGAATGAACCCTGTGACTAACGCCGGCAACCTGATTAAAGACCTGCACAAGCCAAATTTCCGCAACTATACGCTCGATAACTCCGTTCCCGGGCAAGTCATTGCCCAAGATATGGCGGTACTGGGCAAATACCTGAAAGAGGTTGTAACGCTCAACGAAGAGAACCGCAACTTCAGAATTTTTGGACCGGATGAAACGATGTCGAACCGCCTGGGTCCTGTGTTTGAAGTAACCAAACGCCAATGGATGGATGAAATCAAGGAACCGCACGATGAATTCCTCGCACCTTATGGACGGGTTATCGATTCGCAGTTATCCGAGCATCAGGCAGAGGGCTTCCTGGAAGGTTACGTATTAACAGGCCGCCACGGCTTCTTCGCAAGCTATGAAGCGTTCCTGCGTGTAGTGGACTCGATGATTACCCAGCACTTCAAATGGCTGCGCAAAGCGACAGACCAAAGCTGGCGTGCGGATATTCCGTCCCTGAATGTCATCGCAACATCGACAGTGTTCCAGCAGGACCATAATGGTTACACTCACCAGGACCCGGGCTTGCTCGGCCACTTGGCAGACAAGAAACCGGAATTTATCCGTGAATATTTGCCGGCGGATGCCAATACCCTGCTGGCTGTCTTCGACACGGTTCTGAATGACCGTCAGAAGATCAACCTGATTGTGTCGTCCAAACATCCCCGTCCGCAATGGTTCTCGGCTGACGAAGCACAAGAGCTGGTGGACAAAGGACTGAAAATCATTGACTGGGCAAGCACCGACAAGGGTGGAGAGCCTGATGTGGTTATTGCTTCGTCCGGTACTGAGCCTACCATGGAGAGCTTGGCTGCGATTTCCATCCTGCATGAAAAGCTGCCCGGCCTGAAAATCCGCTACATCAACGTGGTTGATCTGTTGAAGCTGAGAAGCCAGAAGCTGGACCCGCGCGGTTTATCTGACGCTGAGTTTGATCAATTTTTCACAAAGGATAAACCGGTCATTTTCGCATTCCATGGCTATGAAGGGCTGATCAAGGATCTGTTCTTCGACCGCCACAACCATAACCTGCATGTGCACGGGTACCGTGAGAACGGCGATATTACCACACCATTCGATATGCGTGTACTGAATCAGATGGACCGCTTCGACCTGGCGAAGGAGGCTGTACTGAGCTTGCCTGATGCCGGTAAATATCAAGCTATCGCGGACGAAATGGATGCTATGGTGAAGAAGCACAACCAATACATCCGTGAAGAAGGCATCGACCTGCCGGAGGTAGAGAACTGGGTGTGGAAGGCTTTGAACTAAAGGTATAAAAATCAATTATAGGGGTGTCCTGAACGTCATGAAAATGGCTGCCGGGGCATCCTTTTTTATTTTTTAGCAGGTGAGCAGTGCTAGTTGGAAAAAAGGAACTTATTTCTCCCACAAATCTATAATTTTTGGGAATTAGGTGGAAAAAGGAAACTTAATTGGGCCATATGGCTCCGTCAGGAGCAAAATGAGCTGAATTAGTGTGCCTTTTTCCACTTAACCTACGGAGAACAGGATACTCCGGCAAATTAGTTAACCTTTTTCCACTTGGAATTGTCGAAGAATTCAAAAAAGATTCTCCAGGCAACGCTAAACTGAAATCTTTCCAGTCAGGAACGGTGTAGCCGTTTTGTTCTTCCGATTACGGAGGGTATATGCCGGGTGGAGTTTACTCCTGCGACCTGGGGCTTTTGCTTACTGTGTGAAGAAGTGCTATTTTAATGTGAAACGGGTGAAGGAGGTTCTCAGAATGAATAAAGGTATTTCGGAAAAGGTATTGAACGATGGCTTGAAGGTCCCGGCGATTGGCTTCGGAACTGCCTGGATTAAGGGGGCAGAGGGGGTAAAGGTGCTGACAGGCGCGATTGATGCCGGCTATCGTCTGATTGATTCGGCGTTCAACTATGAGAATGAAGGAGCTGTGGGACAAGCGGTCCGTCAGAGCCCGGTGCCAAGGGAAGAACTGCTGATCTGCTCGAAGCTGCCGGGGCGTCATCACGCTTACCGGGAAGCGCTTGAAACGATTGAGGAATCATTATATAGAGGCGGTCTGGATTACTACGATCTTTATCTGATCCATTGGCCCAATCCCAAGGTGGATAAGTATGTGGAAGCCTGGCAAGCGATGATCGAGGCGAAAAAGCGTGGCTATATCCGTTCCATCGGAGTCTGCAATTTCCTGCCGGAGCACAACGAACGTTTAATTAAGGAGACGGGTATCGCCCCAAGCATCAATCAGGTGGAGCTGCATCCTTGGTTCAGTCAGGAGCATCAGCGTGCCAAAGATGCTGAACACGGCATTGTCACCGAGTCGTGGAGCCCGCTGGGCCGTGGCCATGATATGCTGAAGAATGAAGCGATTGGAAGCATTGCGGCAGCTCATGGCAAAACGCCTACCCAGGTGATACTGCGTTGGCATATTCAGCTTGGCGCGATCCCAATCCCCCGGGCAAGTACTATAGAGCACCAGAAGGAGAATCTGGATATCTTCGATTTCGGGCTGTCGGAAGCGGAGATGCAGGTAATCTCTGGACTCAGTAGGGAGGACGGCCGGTTGTGGGATCAGGACCCGGCTGTGTATGAGGAGATGTGATAGGATCGATTAATAGTTGAGATGTATTGAAAAATAGCAAAGAGGGGCTTCTGCCCCTCTTTTTTTATGACTTACTATTCGACCATTCGGAAAGAATGATTCCTAAGTGACAAACATCTTCGTATTTGCCCCATTTCAAAACTTCATTCCTCGCAAGTCCTTCAACAATTAATCCTGACTGTTCCATAACTCTTTTAGAACTCAATTTATCCTTTATCGTTGTATTTGAATCTCCTCCAGGATGATGATTTGCTGTTCTGATTAAATCGTTTTGGCTTGAACCTTCACCATCTTCCAGCCGGAACGGACTCTCTTCCAGCCTCGTGCAGCTGCCTGTGGGCTTGCTGTCCTTTATTGCTGTTGTGCTGCCTTTCATCTCCGTTAGGTGCTTCCAATACCGCTTGGGCATCAGCGAGGACCGCAGCCGGTCGTTCTTGCGCTCGCGGATACCGATGGCGTTATAGAATCCCTTCCACAGGCGGCGGTATTCTTCCTCAGCCGCATCCGGCTCCGGCGGTATCCATTCCTCGAGCGGAATAATGGCCTGCCGTCCGGGCTGGTGGATAAGGGCCATGCGGTGGGTTTTGTCGTAGATCATGAAGCTCTCGCCGTAGAACCGGTCGCAGAAATGATCCTGAATGACGGGCAGTACGAATCCCTTGGGTTCAATGACCGCCGCCATAACCGGTCCATACACAGAAAAGCGCACAAACCCCAGGTACAGATGTGCCTCCCGCTGGAGCTGCTGAACCGCCTTATGCAGGGTATTAACCGTATCGTCAGCAAGCATGTTCATTACCTTGCGGCCATGGGTGAAGCCGAGGTATAGAAAATTCAGCAGCAGCAGCTCCTTGTCCGGCGTGCATGACCAGAATCCCAGGCGCACCAGTTCCTCTGCCTCAGGACAGATGCGCAGCGGGAGCGATTTCAGCACCCGGTCCGCTCTGCTGCGGTCGGTAGCAATCCATTTCGATTCCAGCAGCAGGCCTTGTTCTTCTCCGTCCGAGTGAATGGCGAGCGGGGTTTCCTTCCACTCATAGCTCTCGAATACACAGCACAGAAGGCCTTCAAAGCTGCCGTCGTAGGTATAGGCCAACGAAGACGTTGTAAACATCAAGGCCAGTCTCCTCTCTTATGCGCCGCTATCCCAGCCGCCGGCAGCGCTGCGAGATCGGAGTCGTTGAAGAGGGTGAGCTGCTCGTACTGCGGCGGCTCTAGCGCGGCAAGCTCCTGCCCGGACATAAGTGAACGCAGCAGGGTGTGTTCACTTACTTTTAGGCCCTCAAGCATTTTGCCTTTGCAGGTAATGAAGAATTGTGCGCGTTTGAGTACCACGCCAAGCTTCTTCAGGGCAGCGAAGTCCAGAGCTCCGGCCCGGCGGGCCTTCACAATCCGCTGTGCACTCCTCACACCGATTCCGGGTACCCGCAGCAGCTGTTCATATGCAGCACGGTTGATTTCAACCGGGAATTGCTCCCGGTGGTTCACCGCCCAGCTGCATTTAGGGTCCAGCAGGGGATTGAAGTTGGGTGCTGCTTCATCCAGTAATTCACCCGCCTGAAAGCCGTAGAAGCGCAGCAGCCAATCGGCCTGATAGAGGCGGTGCTCCCGCAGCAGCGGCGGTTTGGTGTCTAGAGCAGGTAGGAGGGAATGCTCCACCACAGGTGTATAGGCAGAGAAAAACACACGTTTCAAGCCGTACTTCCGGTACAGCCCTTCGGTGAGGGTCAGAATACGGTAGTCCGTGTCAGGCGTGGCCCCTATAATCATCTGGGTGCTCTGACCGGCTGGAGCGAAGCGGGGGGCGTGGTTATATTTGACGAGATCCGATCGGTTCTCGTT
This genomic window contains:
- a CDS encoding phosphoketolase family protein, coding for MGLSTLPVDYSSKTYLAKLDAYWRATNYISVGQLYLKDNPLLREPLKDADVKVKPIGHWGTIPGQNFIYAHLNRVICKYDLDMFYVEGPGHGGQVMVSNSYLDGSYTEIYPEITQDIPGLKKLFKQFSFPGGVASHAAPETPGSIHEGGELGYSLSHSVGAILDNPDLISAVVVGDGEAETGPLAASWLSNRFINPVTDGAVLPILHLNGFKISNPTILSRMSKEELTAYFTGMGWEPFFVEGENPDLMHPEMAKVLDTIIERIAAIQKNARENNDTARPLWPMLVFRTPKGWTGPKEWDKVPNEGSFRAHQVPIPVDQKNMKHAPALLDWLNSYRPEELFDENGRLNAELAEILPTGDRRMGMNPVTNAGNLIKDLHKPNFRNYTLDNSVPGQVIAQDMAVLGKYLKEVVTLNEENRNFRIFGPDETMSNRLGPVFEVTKRQWMDEIKEPHDEFLAPYGRVIDSQLSEHQAEGFLEGYVLTGRHGFFASYEAFLRVVDSMITQHFKWLRKATDQSWRADIPSLNVIATSTVFQQDHNGYTHQDPGLLGHLADKKPEFIREYLPADANTLLAVFDTVLNDRQKINLIVSSKHPRPQWFSADEAQELVDKGLKIIDWASTDKGGEPDVVIASSGTEPTMESLAAISILHEKLPGLKIRYINVVDLLKLRSQKLDPRGLSDAEFDQFFTKDKPVIFAFHGYEGLIKDLFFDRHNHNLHVHGYRENGDITTPFDMRVLNQMDRFDLAKEAVLSLPDAGKYQAIADEMDAMVKKHNQYIREEGIDLPEVENWVWKALN
- a CDS encoding aldo/keto reductase, with translation MNKGISEKVLNDGLKVPAIGFGTAWIKGAEGVKVLTGAIDAGYRLIDSAFNYENEGAVGQAVRQSPVPREELLICSKLPGRHHAYREALETIEESLYRGGLDYYDLYLIHWPNPKVDKYVEAWQAMIEAKKRGYIRSIGVCNFLPEHNERLIKETGIAPSINQVELHPWFSQEHQRAKDAEHGIVTESWSPLGRGHDMLKNEAIGSIAAAHGKTPTQVILRWHIQLGAIPIPRASTIEHQKENLDIFDFGLSEAEMQVISGLSREDGRLWDQDPAVYEEM
- a CDS encoding TIGR03915 family putative DNA repair protein gives rise to the protein MFTTSSLAYTYDGSFEGLLCCVFESYEWKETPLAIHSDGEEQGLLLESKWIATDRSRADRVLKSLPLRICPEAEELVRLGFWSCTPDKELLLLNFLYLGFTHGRKVMNMLADDTVNTLHKAVQQLQREAHLYLGFVRFSVYGPVMAAVIEPKGFVLPVIQDHFCDRFYGESFMIYDKTHRMALIHQPGRQAIIPLEEWIPPEPDAAEEEYRRLWKGFYNAIGIRERKNDRLRSSLMPKRYWKHLTEMKGSTTAIKDSKPTGSCTRLEESPFRLEDGEGSSQNDLIRTANHHPGGDSNTTIKDKLSSKRVMEQSGLIVEGLARNEVLKWGKYEDVCHLGIILSEWSNSKS
- a CDS encoding putative DNA modification/repair radical SAM protein, which encodes MDMMEKLEILTASAKYDVACTSSGSDRKNQAGGLGNAVSMGICHSFAADGRCISLLKVLMTNGCIYDCAYCVNRKSNQTRRAALSPEELADLTMQFYRRNYIEGLFLSSGIMRSPDYTTEQMIAALERLRNTYHFRGYIHVKAIPGADDVLLSRLGLLADRMSVNIELPSRESLGRLAPDKSKNSILKPMSLIKEKINENRSDLVKYNHAPRFAPAGQSTQMIIGATPDTDYRILTLTEGLYRKYGLKRVFFSAYTPVVEHSLLPALDTKPPLLREHRLYQADWLLRFYGFQAGELLDEAAPNFNPLLDPKCSWAVNHREQFPVEINRAAYEQLLRVPGIGVRSAQRIVKARRAGALDFAALKKLGVVLKRAQFFITCKGKMLEGLKVSEHTLLRSLMSGQELAALEPPQYEQLTLFNDSDLAALPAAGIAAHKRGDWP